One segment of Triticum aestivum cultivar Chinese Spring chromosome 2A, IWGSC CS RefSeq v2.1, whole genome shotgun sequence DNA contains the following:
- the LOC123186556 gene encoding 2-methylpropanoate--CoA ligase CCL4 codes for MEKLGANPANSCPLTPLGFLDRAATVFGGCPSVVYGGAVFTWSQTYRRCLRLASALSALGVSRLDVVSVLLPNVPAMYEAHFGVPMSGAVLNTINTRLDARTVAVLLRHSGSRLVFVDPALLPLLHDALRLLPPGHAAPRVVLVDDPHEKDQLPPAPATDLTYERLLETGDPEFKWVRPTSEWDPMVLNYTSGTTAAPKGVVHCHRGIFLVTMVSLVDWAMPPRPKFLWTLPMFHANGWSFPWGMAVVGGTNVCLRRVDPKDVYAAITDHGVTHLCGAPVVLRMLANAPEGLRRPLPGKVRIMTAGSPPPAAVLHRVEAMGFEVSHGYGLTETGGHVVSCAWKGEWNKLPASERARLKARQGVRTPGMAEVDIVDADTGRSVPRDGATMGEIVLRGGCVMLGYLNDSEATKAAIRDDGWFYTGDVGVMHPDGYLEIRDRSKDVIISGGENISSVEVESMLYGHPAVSEAAVVARPDEFWGETPCAFVSLKEGAAGAVTAAEVIAWSRERMAGYMVPKTVVFRGELPKTSTGKVQKYVLRKLAWEMGPTRRGSSSSKM; via the exons ATGGAGAAGCTCGGTGCGAACCCGGCCAACTCCTGCCCGCTCACGCCGCTGGGCTTCCTCGATCGCGCGGCCACCGTGTTCGGCGGCTGCCCCTCCGTCGTCTACGGCGGCGCCGTCTTCACCTGGTCCCAGACCTACCGCCGctgcctccgcctcgcctccgcGCTCTCCGCCCTCGGCGTCTCCCGCCTCGACGTC GTGTCCGTGCTGCTGCCGAACGTGCCGGCCATGTACGAGGCGCACTTCGGCGTGCCCATGAGCGGCGCCGTGCTCAACACCATCAACACGCGCCTCGACGCGCGCACGGTCGCCGTCCTGCTCCGCCACTCCGGCTCCAGGCTCGTCTTCGTCGACCCGGCACTGCTCCCGCTCCTCCACGACGCGCTCCGCCTCCTCCCGCCGGGCCACGCCGCCCCGCGCGTCGTGCTCGTCGATGATCCCCACGAGAAGGATCAGCTCCCTCCGGCCCCGGCCACTGATCTGACGTACGAGAGGCTCCTCGAGACGGGCGATCCGGAGTTTAAGTGGGTCCGGCCGACCAGCGAGTGGGATCCGATGGTGCTCAACTACACCTCCGGCACCACGGCTGCGCCCAAGGGGGTCGTGCACTGCCACCGCGGGATCTTCTTGGTCACCATGGTGTCGCTCGTGGACTGGGCGATGCCGCCGCGGCCGAAGTTCCTGTGGACGCTTCCCATGTTCCACGCCAACGGCTGGAGCTTCCCGTGGGGGATGGCCGTCGTCGGCGGCACCAACGTCTGCCTCCGCCGCGTCGACCCCAAGGATGTATACGCCGCCATCACGGATCACGGGGTCACGCACCTCTGTGGCGCGCCCGTCGTGCTCCGCATGCTGGCCAACGCGCCGGAAGGTCTGCGGAGGCCGCTCCCAGGGAAGGTGCGGATCATGACGGCcgggtcgccgccgcccgccgcggtgCTGCATCGCGTGGAGGCCATGGGCTTTGAGGTCAGCCACGGGTATGGGCTGACGGAGACTGGAGGCCACGTCGTGTCGTGCGCGTGGAAGGGGGAGTGGAACAAGCTGCCGGCGTCGGAGCGCGCGCGACTCAAGGCGAGGCAGGGCGTGCGCACGCCCGGCATGGCCGAGGTGGACATCGTCGACGCCGACACAGGCCGCAGCGTGCCCCGGGACGGCGCCACCATGGGCGAGATCGTGCTCCGCGGCGGGTGCGTCATGCTGGGCTACCTCAACGACAGCGAGGCGACAAAGGCAGCGATCCGAGACGACGGGTGGTTCTACACCGGGGACGTGGGCGTGATGCACCCGGACGGGTACCTGGAGATCCGGGACCGGTCCAAGGACGTGATAATCAGCGGCGGCGAGAACATCAGCAGCGTGGAGGTGGAATCCATGCTCTACGGCCACCCAGCGGTgagcgaggcggcggtggtggcgcgcCCCGACGAGTTCTGGGGGGAGACGCCGTGCGCGTTCGTGAGCCTCAAGGAGGGCGCAGCAGGCGCGGTGACCGCGGCCGAGGTGATCGCATGGAGCCGGGAGCGCATGGCGGGGTACATGGTGCCCAAGACCGTGGTGTTCCGCGGCGAGCTGCCCAAGACGTCCACCGGCAAGGTCCAGAAGTACGTGCTCCGGAAGCTCGCCTGGGAGATGGGTCCCACTCGCAGgggtagcagcagcagcaagatGTAG